TTGATTCTAAAGCCCTAGCGAGACGATGGTATTTTTCGGGGCTGTCCCACCAAGTTTCGGTGTTGATAATTGCCTTTTCCAACCACATGGGGtcagtcttcttcttctgagtCAGCTTCTTGTAGAACCTTCCCCACTTGTACATGGCACGCCGTAAACGAGCGCTCTTATTTCCGCCAAATAAATACTTGATGTAGTCCTTAGCTAGCCGGCTCATCTCCTCACCGTTGATGATGTAAACATActgtaaaaatgaaaaagaaaaagaaaaaaagggcagTGTTACCCAATAGAGCCTGCAGAAAACCAGCAGAACCTGGATTCCTTCCAAGTCCTCTCTTCCAGTTATACTTGTTCTACAGATAACACATCATTATTAACAATACATGGGTGATAGAAATGTCAGGAATTCAACTCTAGCAGAGCCCCTACATAGCGGTTTATTTAAACAACATACAGGCGACCCTTGCTTTAAATATGAACAcaattaatctaattaataaAACCAATTCATGAGATCAGGTTACTCTTTTGAGCGCAATCATGATTTTTCAGGCTTAATGCATGAAACTCCAGCCAACATTACTGCATGCCCATTACCTCCTCCACGAGGATGATCCAATGGATTCATTGCAACACCACGAATGATGGGGCGTCTGCCTAACCACAGGCTTTGTCCAGCTTTTCTAAGCTTACATACACCATGGTTAAGATTGAAACTCTACCAATAGTAGCTCGGCATCGGGAATCAATGAGTTTTTCAACACCCGAAGGCGTGCAGCCTAAGAGAGAGTGTAGGGGGTGCTGGTTCCTACATTCCAACATGCTAGTTTATACAATTTAGATAAGCTCTTAGTTCATTTTCTGCGCTAGACGTGAAAAATTATGTTCAATTCTGCACATCTTTCCCTCTTTTACCTTCATCTTGGCATATTCATTTCAGTTATCGCTTTCAATAAAAGGATATGCTTGAAACAAACACATTGCAGTCATAAGGAAGTGACCAAGCACTTCTTAacatgggtgtgtgtgtgtgtgtgtgagagagagagagagagagagagagagagagagagagagagagagagagagagagagagagagagagagagagagagagagagagagagagagagatattaaTACCATAAAAATAAAGCCAATAGTTGCTAAAATCACTTGTAGAGTTTCATCAATGATTCCAGCAAGGCCTTCATCCTCTGATCCACCAGAAGCAtccccaccaccaccaccgccACCTCCACCACCTGGTGGACGTATTCCGTCACCACCAGTATCATCATAGTATCCTTTCTTCTCAATCCGCTGCCGTAATTCATCTTCTAAAGACTTTCCCTTGAACCTTCCGATAACATTCTGAATAGCTTTCCAGGGAGAACCCTGAGTAGAATATGTGAAGTTGAGAGAAATGTATACAGTTTCCctgatcaaatattattaaaaactcCCTCCTTCCCTTTGCTTACTTAACTGGTCAAATACTCTACTATATACCGCTGATAATACATCCTTACAATGGCCCTTCACCACGATTAGCAAAAATTTTTCATGGACTTTACTTAGCAAGAACTATATAACATAGCACACAAATCTAAACATAAAAGTTTCAGAAAAAAATGATAAGGTCTGCAAAaaggagaaaattatgatactcGTTAAAATAAAGGCTACAGAAAACAGCAGAAGACCCAgtaagattaagaaaattaaaacgaTTGGGTTCAGAGATAAATTTTCGTTTATTCTGTAGGGCACAGATGGAATGAATTCTAAAGTGTACTGGGACGAAAGCTTCCAGTGATATTCACAGTAAACAAAGAGCAACTATTAACAATAATCCAATAACGATATAGAAAATCAGGCAAAAATGCCTCTTACCCCATCGCTGCCTCCCTTGTT
This genomic interval from Carya illinoinensis cultivar Pawnee chromosome 2, C.illinoinensisPawnee_v1, whole genome shotgun sequence contains the following:
- the LOC122300594 gene encoding uncharacterized protein LOC122300594, giving the protein MSSTQITACGPKPYVRIISQSHRLPSNPCILAIRDNLLPRTSLRLSANASYHQQCMAVSNYQQSMPVCSLGGEGNKGGSDGGSPWKAIQNVIGRFKGKSLEDELRQRIEKKGYYDDTGGDGIRPPGGGGGGGGGGDASGGSEDEGLAGIIDETLQVILATIGFIFMYVYIINGEEMSRLAKDYIKYLFGGNKSARLRRAMYKWGRFYKKLTQKKKTDPMWLEKAIINTETWWDSPEKYHRLARALESNSDQE